The genomic region ATCTCGAAGCAGCGGACGTGCGCGCTCGCTGGGAGCCGATACGAGCGCGTGTCGAAGCCAGCGCCGAGGATCACGAGCTGGTCGATGCCGGCGAGATGTCGCTCCAGCGCCCGATCGTAGAAGGTGGTCCGAGAAGCCGACTGATGGGCCATCGGGGGCACGCCCGTGTAGGGGTAGCGGTAGATCCTGGGGACGTAGCCCGTCAGCCGGTGCGCCACAAGCGTCGGCGCGGTGGCGAGACGCAAGCCGAGCGGGGAGACGCTGGGCATCACCAGCATCAGCCGCGCGGCAGGCTCGTCGCGTCGCGTGCTCAGCCGGTGCTGCATGTACCGCGTGTACAGCGATGCGAGCACCGTGGCCGATGCGCCTGTCCGGCGGCTGTACGTCACCAGCTTGACGACGAAGAGCACGTATCCGACGATCCCGATGGGCAGCCAGATGATCTGGATCACACGAAAGAGGGTTGCCGCGATACTCCTGCGTATGGTGCTCACGTAGCCTCCTGTCGTCTCTGTCGTGCGTACGGCGAAGATCCCATCGTGCGGACCAGGGATGTATCGTGAAGGGCATGGTCACGCGCAACAGGGTAGCCCAGCCTCCCGTGCGTGTCAAGACTCCGGAGAGAACGCGCCATGCGGCCCCGCCGCTGATCGGGACCGCATCGATGCGGACGTACGCGCCGCCCTGGACGCGCAGCAGCGCCAGGAGCGGGATCTGCCGCAGCGCTGATCCTCCTTGACAGATCTCGATCGATCGTGCTACGCTGTAAGAGCTTTCATAAACGTGTAATCAGCTCCCACGACCATCTTTGCCGTTTCCGACAGCAGGAGGCATGCATGGCTCAGCCGACAATCTACGATGTGTCCAGGCGCGCCGGAGTGAGCATCGCCACCGTTTCGCGGGTACTCAACTCCCCTGATCGGGTGAATCCAGAAACGCGCGCGCGTGTCCTGGCCGCGATTGACGAGCTTGACTTCACGCCAAAATTCGAGGCGCTCGCCCGTGCGCGCAAGCGCGTCGGTCGCATCGGCGTGCTGACGCCGTACTTCACCACCGATTCCTTTGTCGATCGCCTGCGCGGCGTGGTTGCCGCGCTCGTCGGCTTGCCCTACGAGGTGGTGATCTACGATGTCGCCTCAGCCAGACAGCGTGATGCGTATCTGACGAACCTGGCCCTGACCCACCGCGTGGACGGGCTGATCGTGATCGACCTACCCATTGACGAGGCAACCGCATCCCGCCTGGTAAAGCACAGGTTGGCGACCGTCCAGATCGTACCTTCGAGGCTATCCACCACCCATGCCGTCAGTAGTATCGTCCACGACGACTCAGCCGGTGGGCGCATGGCCGCCGACTATCTCCTGGCACGCGGTCATCGCTGCTTTGGGTTCGTGGGCGATGTCGATGCCAATGGTGCGGCCTTTACCGTCTACAGCGGCGACCAGAAGCTCGATCCGTTCCGGCAAACGCTTGCTTTAGCCGGAGTACCGCTGCCCGACGCATATGTCCGCTTAGCCCCCTTTGGGATGGAGCATGCTCGCCAGCAGGCGCACCGACTCTTCGATCTGCCGACGCCGCCGACCGCGATTTTTGCAGGCAGCGATGCCCAGGCGATAGGCGTCATCCGGGCGGCGCGTGAGCGCGGCATCGCGGTACCAGACGACGTGGCAATCATGGGCTTTGATGATATCGAAATGGCTGAGTTCATTGGACTCACCACCATCCGTCAGCAGCTTAAAGAGTCAGGGCGCATGGCGGTAGAGCTTCTGCTGTCGGGGCTGAATGAGCATGCACCAGCGCCACAGCAGGTAGCTCTGTCCTATACGCTCATGCAACGAACATCCGCGTGACGCTTCCCTGGCATGGCGACGGACCCTGCTGGCACAGCCCACAGGCGCGATGTCGCCTCCGCTGCTGGCGGTTTGGTGATGAAAGAGCTTTCACTACGTTGAGCGTACGTTTACCAGTAGCGGGTGGATAACGAAGATGGATGATCCTGACCACAGCAGCGCCACGCACCAGCGAGGGCGGCCACAGCTTCTCTGCTCACCAGGCGATGAGCAGGGATGGCCTGTCATGATATATGTTTTGGGTGATTTCTGTGTGATGCGGGGCAGCCAGCTCGTCCCGCTCCGAGCAGGTGGCAAAAGTGAGACGCTGCTCGCCTACCTGGCGGTCGAGCAGGGCGGTCCAGTCGCTCGATCCGTACTCGTCGGCTTGCTCTGGCCCCACAGCGAGCCTGCTCTCGCTTCGCACTCGCTCAGCAATCATGTGCTGGCCCTGCAAAAGCTGCTTGCTCCTGCGCTGCACCGTTCCCAACCCGTGGTGGCTGAGGGCAGCTTCCTCCGGCTCAACGTCATGGCCGGAATCGGAATCGACCTCGCGTGCTTCGAGCGCCTGGCCCACACCGGCGATCAGCAGGTCGAAGCCGGTGATATTCCTGCCGCCATGCTGTGCTACACCCAGGCTGTGGCATTGTATCGCGGCGATCTCTGTCTCGCGGTTGATATGCGGACGATCATGGAGCGTGAGCGCCTCCGGGCGCGCGTGCTGACCGTCCTATCACGGTTGACCAATTACTGCTTTCGTAATGGTGACGATGCCACCTGCCTGGAGCATCTCTGGCACCTCCTCGCGGTTGATCCCTGTCACGAGGAGGCGCATCGCATGGTGATGCGCTGCTACCTCCGACGCGGACAGCGAGGAGCGGCCCTGCGTCAGTATCATCTTTGCGCCGATCTGCTACGCGCCACGTTCGGCGCTGTGCCCGAGCCCGCGACGAGCGAGCTGTTTGCTCAGATTCGCGACCAGACCGAGGCCAAGGATGCTGCGATGATAGAAACCTGATGCTTTCTGGACGATAACATGACCCTAGCAAGACGTTCGCACGGGCGCTGTGGTCTGCAATGTGCCGTGATTGTTCTATCCAGGCTGCATGAAAGGTGGTCTTGGTGCAATGGCGATAGCGGCAGACGAGGATAGCTTGGCAGATTATCAGTACGTTACGCTGATTGTGCGGCTGACGTTGGATCGTAATGGTCGACTGATCCACGGCGACCTGATTGATTCAACAAGTGCGCGCCGGGGAAGATTTGCCAACGTGTCCAGCCTGACCAGCGCCATTGCCGACTGGCTAAGC from Herpetosiphonaceae bacterium harbors:
- a CDS encoding LacI family DNA-binding transcriptional regulator; protein product: MAQPTIYDVSRRAGVSIATVSRVLNSPDRVNPETRARVLAAIDELDFTPKFEALARARKRVGRIGVLTPYFTTDSFVDRLRGVVAALVGLPYEVVIYDVASARQRDAYLTNLALTHRVDGLIVIDLPIDEATASRLVKHRLATVQIVPSRLSTTHAVSSIVHDDSAGGRMAADYLLARGHRCFGFVGDVDANGAAFTVYSGDQKLDPFRQTLALAGVPLPDAYVRLAPFGMEHARQQAHRLFDLPTPPTAIFAGSDAQAIGVIRAARERGIAVPDDVAIMGFDDIEMAEFIGLTTIRQQLKESGRMAVELLLSGLNEHAPAPQQVALSYTLMQRTSA
- a CDS encoding bacterial transcriptional activator domain-containing protein encodes the protein MIYVLGDFCVMRGSQLVPLRAGGKSETLLAYLAVEQGGPVARSVLVGLLWPHSEPALASHSLSNHVLALQKLLAPALHRSQPVVAEGSFLRLNVMAGIGIDLACFERLAHTGDQQVEAGDIPAAMLCYTQAVALYRGDLCLAVDMRTIMERERLRARVLTVLSRLTNYCFRNGDDATCLEHLWHLLAVDPCHEEAHRMVMRCYLRRGQRGAALRQYHLCADLLRATFGAVPEPATSELFAQIRDQTEAKDAAMIET